From the genome of Ilyobacter polytropus DSM 2926, one region includes:
- a CDS encoding YhcH/YjgK/YiaL family protein, with amino-acid sequence MDTDLANIEAGVYEIQGRHMYAQIMDIETAFREYKKPEVHRIWVSILPFFPELLKELYDLFNVLSF; translated from the coding sequence ATGGATACAGATCTTGCCAACATAGAGGCCGGGGTATATGAAATTCAAGGAAGGCATATGTACGCACAGATTATGGATATAGAAACTGCCTTTAGAGAGTATAAAAAGCCAGAAGTTCATAGAATTTGGGTCTCTATCCTCCCATTTTTTCCTGAACTTCTAAAAGAGCTTTATGACCTTTTTAATGTCCTAAGTTTCTGA